TTGGATGAAAAGATGTTTTATCTGTATTTCAAGTTAATCGAATTATATCTGTGAATTAGAGTGAAAAGAagtttttactgtttaaaaatagttattatAGGAAAGCTTGGATTTCAATTGAAATATGATTAGAATACAAAATTGAggtgaaaaattttgttatgcGTAATGTTTTAATGCATACTCATGTGACGTTGATTTTCAGGTGGGAATTTGTCATGGGTAGGCCCATAAATAATGTGCATAAGAAATTGCGCCTTGGGAGAGTAAATGGGCAACCTAATTCTTGCCAAACCAAAACACTTGAAGAAAATAACCCATTCATGACTAACCTAACCGAAAACCAACCTTAACCATACCAAATTCgttaagaataataataagcTCAAGAATTACTACCTTAGTGTGCATGAGTTTGATAGATAAACGccaatttgagtttaaagttATCTTTTTGAAATAATCAAGTCTGAGCCTAGGTTTGAGATCGGAGAGAGTGGTGGGCTCAGGCTCAAGCGACGGCTCCTCATTAGAAGAGCAATTAATTGTCTTTACACTGCCCCCTTTAGAGTCCAGCTGTATAAATGTCCTACTGGTAATTATCCTGAGACACAATAAATAGATAGGTGAGAAGCTTCATCACTCGTATACTAAACTTTCTCCACTCCAGTCTCAGCTTAATATCCATGGCGATTGAACAAGTCATTCAGGATTACACACAGGATGGTACAGTGGACCTCAGCGGAAACCCAGTCCGCAGATCTAAGAGAGGTGGATGGCGAGCTTGCTTCTTCGTTGTTGgtacatacatataaatatcttatatatacatTTCTCTCTTCCTGTATATTCAAGTAGGTAGCTATATAAAGGCCAATATGCCATAACTTGAAGCACCAGATCATGTTGTTCTTGAGTTTAACatgttcatcatcatcatctctaGGCCtgcattttttcatttttagcaGAATGTTGTGATTGAAATATGTTGTTTTTACAGTGTATGAGGTGTTTGAACGCATGGCGTATTATGGGATATCGTCAAATCTGATAGTGTATCTGGCCGAAAAGCTCCATCAGGGAACTGTGAAGTCGGCTAATAATGTCACCAACTGGGTCGGCACCGTCTGGATCACTCCTATCTTGGGTGCATATTTTGCAGATGCTCATCTTGGACGTTACTGGACCTTCCTCACCGCTTCTGTAATTTATCTCTTGGTAtgtataatatttcatttatgtatCTCCATGTATTAATACTCCTACATAAAAATACATAAGACCTGTTACATGAGTTTACAAGTTTCAAATATCATTAGGATTAGGATTAGATTTGAACAGAGCTACTTATGCTTTACTTGGTGTTCAATTTAATAAACTGAATTTTCAGTTTGACAATTCGGTTTaagtttatctcaaatttttttctgttgACACTATTCTTTTCatcgataatattattaattaaattagtgatactatttatcaccttttaataatatttttaattaaattgaacaagtttaaacttaaattaattattttagcaCTAACACATATTTCAACCTGACATTAAATATCATAGGCAGTGAGAGatatatttcctttttaattgaaaatgatcaATCTTAGCTGATGAAAATATACTTGTTAATTGTTATGAATTTTGTTTGACCaaccatttttgttttataaggcAAGGCAGGAAGCTGTCGTTTACTACAATATTGAGTGTTTGTTGTCTCacattaataatatcataaaaaccTACAGAATGATCGCAATGTTCAAGACCAAACACATGCCTATTCCAGTTCTTTGTCTTGTCGGTGTCCTGTCAGTTCCATTTCCGAACAGCATTTCTTAGTCTTACCCCATTTGATGTAGGAAGCAACATATCTCTCCTATTATTATGTGAGATTTGTTTAAGGGTGAATCTCAAATCAATAAAACACGAATGAGAAACtgaatatacatacatattcgTATCGTTTAAGAATAATACGTGAAGATTTGATTTTCACTTGCAGGGAATGTGTTTACTAACATTATCAGTATCCCTCCCGGGGCTAAAGCCGCCTGCCTGCAGTGAAGTCAATTTGGAAGACTGTAAAGAGGCGTCCACATTACAATTAGGAATCTTCTTCGGTGCATTATATATTCTAGCTCTGGGAACCGGTGGAACCAAGCCTAATATATCCACCATAGGTGCAGACCAATTCGATGATTTTGAGCCCAAGGAGAAGGCTCATAAGCTCTCCTTCTTCAACTGGTGGATGTTTAGCATTTTCTTTGGGACACTCTTTGCCAACACAGTTCTGGTGTACATTCAAGACAACGTTGGCTGGACGTTGGGCTATGCCCTTCCAACTCTAGGGCTTGTGATATCCATCGGGATTTTCATGGCTGGCACACCTTTTTACAGGCACAGAATTCCTACAGGGAGCCCGTTTACAAGGATGGCAAGAGTCATTGTTGCTGCCTTGAGGAAATGGAACGTGAGACTGCCTACCGACCCCAAAGAACTCAATGAACTTGACTTGGAAGAATATGCAAAGAAAGGGAAGTTCAGGATTGATTCTACTCCAACTTGGAGGTTAGTCCATCTTGGAAACAATCATAATTAGCTCTGTTTTCTTTTGATCAGATATGAATATTGTAACACTCCTAGGTTGATGCTCCATtgataaaacataaaatgacGTTCGGATATGTATGAGTATCCTGTATTGCTCAAGGTAAGATAAATCACATACTTTGTCATCTCATAAATAGTCAAAACCTATTTTGGGTTGAATACTAAAAACAAAACTGTAACAGAGTGTGTGTCTAAAATGAATAATGCTAGTGGGTTAAGTTATTGAACaaagatattataaatagtatcatAGTTACTTTATGTGTCTTCTTGAGAAATGGTAGAGACAAACTCTCAACGAGGATGTAGTGTCCCGTAAGGAGATGTCATCCCACATCGCTCCAAAACTATCAAGACCTATTTTGGTTTATAAAGCCTGAAAACAAAACCATGAATACAAATGTGATGAAGTTTGTGTATGTGTGCAGGTTTCTTAACAAAGCTGCTGTGAAAACAGGCTCAACTGATCCTTGGTTGCTATGCTCGGTGACTCATGTGGAAGAAACTAAACAAATGTTGAGAATGATCCCAATCTTGCTTGCTACATTTGTTCCAAGCACAATGGTAGCTCAGATCAACACCCTTTTTGTCAAGCAAGGCACTACTCTTGATAGAGCTGTTGGCAGTTTCCAGATTCCCCCTGCAAGTTTAGCTGGATTTGTGACTATCTCAATGCTTGTTTGTGTTGTTTTATATGACCGATGCTTTGTCAAGATTATGCGAAGGTGGACGAAAAATCCTAGAGGCATCAGTCTCCTCCAAAGAATGGGAATTGGTCTTGTTGTGCATATCATTATCATGATAATTGCATCTCTAACAGAGAGATACAGATTAAGTGTTGCCAAGGAGCATGAAGTTGTTCAGAATGCGGGTAAAGTTCCGTTAACGATATTCATTCTTCTTCCACAATTCGTGCTTATGGGAATAGCTGATGCATTCCTGGAGGTGGCCAAGATTGAGTTCTTCTATGACCAGGCACCGGAAAGTATGAAGAGTCTTGGAACTTCTTACTCCATGACTACTTTAGGAATTGGAAATTTCTTGAGTAGCTTTCTTCTTTCGACAGTTTCTCATATCACTCAGGAGCGTGGACATCAAGGATGGATCCTGAACAACCTGAATGCTTCTCATTTGGATTACTACTATGCGTTTTTTGCGATACTGAACATCCTGAACTTTGGTTTCTTCTTGGCTGTGTCAAGGTCTTATGTCTACAAGGCTGAAGTATCGGATTCAATGGAGGTGCTTACAAAGGAATTGAAGGCTATGACATTAACTGTCTGAGAAATGAGTACATTGAATCATTCACACAGAAGAAAAAATCATGACTAGACTCggaattaaaaagagaaaacagcaataataaattgattgaaGGTCTGCAAGTATCTTACATGTATGAGCAGCAACATAAGGTTGTTATCATATTGCCAGTTTCACATTTATATGGTGAATCTCTGTATATCATCATTTCTGAAAAATTTGATGGCCCTAGACAACAAATACAACTTGAAACTAAATTGAACAATGACTAGAGCTGTAAAGAATGAAGCCCGAAAATTCTACCTTAGGTCTCTCGACCTCCATTAACATGTACATATAGAATTTGAgtcaaaaaaattttgacaaaatgtgCTGCCTATAATATATTCATCTAGTTCCGTTTTCTGTAACATGATTAAAAGTCGGTAGTATAATGTACAAGTATGATCCCtctatttgaaatatataagaaaGGGATCATCTTCATCTCCTTTTCGCCATCTGGAACGACTTCTTCAAAAACTGATTTGCAGGTCGATCATTTCTATGGCACAATATTCTTAGTATTGTGTTTGGATCTGATCGATTCCACCGGCCTGTTGTTGGTGGCATTGGTAGCTTAGCCCCTGTAACCCCAACTCCTGCACCACTTGTCTCACTGGAAAGAATGATGAAATCTTCTATAAGTTGTTCAGATTGCTGACCCATCAATGCTATTACCCCTTCAACTGTTTCTGCCTCCCGGTCTGCCAGATCTTGGGATATTAATCCTTCTCCACATGTGCAAAATACTTTCTTCAAGCTGTCAAAATCCTCTGCAATCATCTCATGATCAGCCAGGTAAAACACCCGCGAGGATCCCCCAGCAAGCAAAACCATAAGGAATGCTTCAAATGCTGCCTTCATAACTTCTTTTATAGCCAATGCCTGCACTCGGTCATTGAGAATAGCACTCAAAAGAGTGAGATTCTGCTTCATAGTGCGCAATGCAGGCTTAATTCTTGCATTGGCAACGTCATAAAGATAGAGGCTTTCGTATAACACAGAGTTTGAATCAAGGAAGATGAGGCGATACGCTGCAACTTCTGCTACATGTTGGCAGGCTGATTGAATAGCATTTGTTGCATGTTCAAAGTATGAAGAGCAGCTCTGGTCTGCACAACGACTATGTGATGAAGGAACAATTTTAGGAGAAAGGGTTAGTGTTTTTTCGAGGGACTGGATATGGGTAAGAAGATAATGCAATGTGTTGAGACGAATGTAAACTCGTTGTGTTCCTCGACTTGTTGATGGGCGTGGATGGAGACCTTCGTTTGTTGCTTGAACTTGATTTCCATCATCAAGAGTAACCGCACAAGGGCCGGCCATTTTCCAAAGTTTAATGAACTTTGAATCTCTGTGGCATCTTGTGAGAGGAGGAAGTGTGGGCAGATATCTCTGCCTTGCTCCTGAAAACAATATGAAGTCATGATCAAATCAATATAtagttgaaaattgaaattgaagtgCTCGGTTTCTttgcttttaaattttaccaCATGATGCAACAAAGGTAGTGTATTCTCTAAAGAGATGCTGTAAACCATCTGCAAGATCATGAACCAAATCATCTGTAATTCCTATTGGTTTTTCAAAGAAATCATCAACAATTTCCTGTGCCAATTTCATTAGCTCCACAGCTGATTGTGCATATGGCTCTGATTTAGACTTGGGATTCCATGtctacaatgaaaaaaaaattgcagtcaatccataaattaaatatcactAACCAGagattatctttaatttttataacaaagGCTAATGCAAACATACTTCTGAATCTTTTGCTCTGAGACAAACTTCTTTCCCTTTAGCAAGCCTCTCATCAATCCACAGTTTCAGAAGCCTCAAAATGATTGAATCAATTTCATACGGGACCATTTCTCTGACAATGCCTATGCCTCCATCTTCACAGTCAACACTATCTTCCACCACCATTTGAACCAAAACCTTTTCAAGCTTTCCAGCTCTCTGCAACACTGTAACTGTCTCTTGTTTTAGTGTCCCCATTCCAGCTAAATACTGTTTCAAAACGGCTCCATAGCACTGGTGAAGTGTCACAGCTGCAACCCCAGCTGCATTGCTGAGCCATTTCTTTAACACAGGACTAAAACTTTCCCTTTCTCTCAATGCCAAATCTTCTGTCTCTTTTGCCAACTGAAGCAGCACTTCTGCTGCCCCCATCTCTTTCCCATCTTCATCTTTAGTCATATTCTCATTCTCAATAATCTTTGTAAAAGCGTTTTTCACCGAGGATCGAATATAGCCATCGACCCGACTCGAGGTTGAATCCATGACAAAGTTTACTCCATCAGTGAGTGTAACATCTTCTCCCAAAATGCTTGAAGCCAACAGAGCCAAAGGCAAAAGGTTCTCAATTTGGCTGACTGTCCCTCTATGGAAATGTTCATGATAGTTCATCAATCTCTTATCGGCCCACCCTTGCATTGAACCCAACATTGAAGACAACATCTTCACATAATGCGCCTCTCGATCAGACTTCTTGGCATCATTGGCCAACTCCGCCATCATCGTATGCGCCGCGCAAAGAAGATCAGGCTCCGATAAGGAAGTGACAACGTATTGCTTAAACAAAACCCATGTGAAACACAGATTATGAATGGGCCTGTTGAGTCCCAATGTCGACCATGTCTTCTTCATAAGCTCCAGAAGCTCGTCGACCTCGTCCAGAACCAGAGTCTCGTCTTTTAAGTCGAATACGGCTTGAAGAAGAGAAACGTAGAGGTGGACATTGAGCGGGTAGCCATCAGCCCAGTGACACATATCGGTGGGAGTTCCGTTAGGGCTTCTCCATGCCAAGGAGACCACAGTGTTGCTTAGCGTTCTCATTGTGTGGGAGTTTTTGCCGGTGTCTATAGGCTTGGTTTCACTGGCACGGAGGATTTCACGGAGGCAGGTGGCGAGTGAGTTTGAATCGTCAAGCGGGACTGAGGGGTAGAGGAGGAGTCCAGTTTCAAGCATTTTGAGCTGCCGCCTTTGCCAAAAATGGTACTCATTATAGTCGTTGAATTCTGATGGTTTCAGATGACGAATGAGCTCCAATGGCAGTACTATCGTCTCTGCCCGTCTTCCCAACTGCATCATAAATTAAAGCAGTTAACAACACAAAATGCCAGTTTGGAGAGGTTGAGTACTTGTGATGGCATTGATACTAAACCAATATGAAGGAATAGTTTGTTAggttataattgaattttgataataaaatgaagACAATAATCCCACAATCCCATTATGTCTGATTTATTACAACTTACTTGACCAACCAGGGTTCTAACAAGAGTCTTCCTGAGCCTAGTGTCACTCTGCTCCGTTACCTTCATCTGTTGCCTCATGATCTCCGCCGACGTCATCGGCCGTCTCAGTCTCGGCAGAGAGGGGAGCGTGTTGAACCCATTTGCGGGGCTTGTCTTCTCGTATCCACGCGGTGACGTTGGCGCCGAGGTTCCCCCACGAACGGGAGACATCGTTCTCGACGGTGACTTCCTCAGCATCTTCAACCCCAAGGCCCGCTTAATCCTACTGGTCGGCGTCGTCTGAACCAGCCCATTTACACGGCCCCGAGTTGTTGGCGAGCCTGAACTCCATCCACCTTCCCCATTACTAAAATCACTTGAAGAATAAAAACTGAGAGCATTCCGTCCCCCAAAACcttgtaaaaattattaaaaaagaaaaaaaagagaccttgagaaatttcattttcttctctaaaaatAGAATCAATCTTTGAAATGGGAATTAACGAACCTGGAGAGGATCTGCAGGAAGTGAAGAAAAGCTCGTAGGCGGTTTGACGGATGTCATCAGGGTGAATGTTGTCGAGTTTACCGAAGGGGGAGAAAAGGTCGGATTCAGCGGTGGCGGGGCCGGAGAGAGAGTCCCGGCAGGTCAtttaaaagaaggaaaaagtgaAGTTTGAGATGTGTTCTGGCGGGAGAGAGagtgaagaagagaagaaggttTGCATGGCTGATGAGATGATTATTAAAGATGGAGACAAAGACACAGAAGGGAAATTGATTTGTGGTGGTTTTGATTTGAACATGACAAcgtttatttgttaaaaaaacaaaagaagcgTATAATTCGAGGAAGATTGGATGGTAATCACGCCCGCCATGAATAGCATTTGTTGAATGTTTTTTCATTCCCCATCCCGAATATTGCTCTTTCTATTCTTTTTTCGTTTTCAcgtcaaataattaattaattaaattactgttgttattttaaataaCCAATTATCAGATCAAATCATAATTGGCACAAAAATGAACTTGTctcttttcttaattaaaattatattcctCCATCACTTGTATTTTGTAGCCTGCTTGCTTGCTGGATCAAActtgaaaaagaaatcaaatccACGAGAGAGAGAAAACGCCAAAACATAACATTCCACTTTCCAAactcctttattaattaattaattaatttcatgatagaatatacatatatatatatataaaattctcgGATATATCCAAACTTTGCTAGATAATTGTGGTATCATTTCCACTTAATTGCTCTTTATACATTTCAGTAAATATTAAGCTTATTAGATTCATTTTCAACATTTgtataaatagattaatattaatcattaaatatattagacTAAGTTTCAAAGTTGAAATTAGGAACTTACGgaatgacataaaaaaaaaaaaaaaactaattaagtttgaatttgaaaatgtgtACTTGTAATACACTTTGTCTCATTCCATCGAAACTGGCCGAAATTGAATGACATTCGTTTGCTTCTGATTTGAGCACATCACTACTGATTTGGATGTCTACTCCAGTTGAGATTAGCCAAAGCCAAAACTGAAGAGCAGACAAACGTGCCACTCTTGATTCGTACGAAGAGCAGACATTTGGGAGAAGAGCGTCAACTTTgtcttcatctttgtttgagGGAAGAGCAACCAGATGTTGTTTAGTTTGGTTGGTTTCGACGAAATGAAACTTAACATGGAGAGAGAGAGCTGACCAACGCATAAGTGGAAAGACAAAGTTGGCTGATAGGATTtcaatgccaaaaaaaaaaagaaaaaaactttagaggaaaaaataaactttttaaacttttaaatgaaaaaaaattattaatttttttaaattaagagaagaaaataagataaaattttagttttttaaatatttttgttaattattggttggatatttaggttttttaaaattttgtggatGAGAGTTATTAATAGActaatccttgggtgggaataagtcttttggcctttgagTGATTCAAATAGAGTAgcaaataaagcaaaaaaagaaaatggcatTGTCCTCTAAATCataaattctaaataaataattgatagaattataaaaaaaaaaaaaagctaagttgttaaacacaattaaaaattaattaagagagtttgaaattaacaaattgaagaaagtttgaagttttcaataaataagattttttaagtgaaatttaataattttctttaatttgaatacGAATATAACCAAtagaaatacataaataattttatataatttaaaaataaataaataaataaaatttagatgcCGGACCCACTATATTTGAAGTATTTTCTttgattatattgatttgaattattataaattagtactattcaattatttaattaagggaaaaagactatgtcccacccaatttttaggtcattctcaaacctacacccacgggagatgaaaaaccctaaTTCTCATTCATAGataaatttctattaattttttctgttaaaagaagagataaaataatcattttactgtttatattaaaaagttataaagtttattactcctCGCCCCcctaagttttagaaactaacatttcatgtttacttaaagtttttaaattttgaaaaataacattttcaccctcaaacctagggtttccatattttttaaaacttaaccgcccctatatctttcaaaaatagtagtttcaccctcattctttAACTTCACCTTCCGACGTCGTCTccagcctcctccttctcttagTGCGACGACGGTagtgtgatgaagagattttCATCTTCTAGTCGCACAGTGTGATgaagagatggagatctcttcgtcgcaccattGTGAGACGAAGAGGTCTCTTTTCGTCACTCCACCCAAACGATAAAGGATGATGTTTCGTCGTCCTTCATCGCTCGTCAAATCATCCAGACGTGACGACGAAGGACGATAAACCGTTGTCCTTTGTCTGCTCTTCTAAATCTGAACGACGTTTTATCGTTTAGATCTATACAACGAAGGGTCGTTCTTCGTCATCCTTAATAGTCGGAGATGAAAGATCGATGGATCGAtcgtcggtggtggccagagaaagaaacaaaccctagggatgaaatctaaacttgtcaaactttgaggatgagttgaggtgttagtttttaaaacctggaggaggaaaatggtaaaattttgaaattttaaagttttaaaatttttaggtaaaataatgattttactcatatttctaactaaaaatttggaggaCAGTTTGGTTATAGGTGagagtttagatttttcatctttcGTGGGTGTGAGTTTAAAGTTAGACTAAAcattggtgggaaatagtcattttccctttaattaaataaaaaattattttatcgtAAAAAATAACGGGGCAGCCCAACCCAACCTGATACAATATGGATTGTGTCATAAGGTCTTAATAGCTGACAAGAAAGTTTGACCCGTAAGACCCAACCGGATGACAGATAGGGCTTACCCTTGAGTGATGACACATCTGGCTCTGGTGAAAAATAGGTCAGGTGAAGTTTGGcatgtattaaatttaagttGTCATTTCGATTCCAAATAATAgtctaaattaataaattctttatgatattttatggGTATCTAATTCAACCACGTTGCCACCAGATGACCTGCAACCTTGGAAACAAACTTGTGGACCAACACATTTCTCTCAAAATCCTAGGATTCTACACTCTAGCTTATGCccataatataattttattaataaaattatatatatatatatataaataatattataatataataaaaataattttaaattaataataaattatctatatattaattttatatacttaataaatatacaaatgattaaaactaattaacttaaaattcaatcaaGTGATTAATATGAAATCATAATCGTAATAATCATATTGATATCAGGtaaactcatttaaaatattaattattatatcatactAACGCCACTTAATCCAATTGAATTAATTAGTTAACTATGAACCAACTCTTTAACTTGGTATACACTTATTAATCTTTGAAATGTTATAATCCAAGTAGTTCAGATAAGATtcatgattataaattaaaaatttgaaatgttaACTTTAGTTAGGGGATATAGTTTCTGTAAAAACCTTAATTACCttattaatcataataataatgaatCTTAATGGTTTCAAGGCACAACTCTGCCCTTAGA
Above is a genomic segment from Mangifera indica cultivar Alphonso chromosome 3, CATAS_Mindica_2.1, whole genome shotgun sequence containing:
- the LOC123210310 gene encoding protein NRT1/ PTR FAMILY 5.2-like — encoded protein: MAIEQVIQDYTQDGTVDLSGNPVRRSKRGGWRACFFVVVYEVFERMAYYGISSNLIVYLAEKLHQGTVKSANNVTNWVGTVWITPILGAYFADAHLGRYWTFLTASVIYLLGMCLLTLSVSLPGLKPPACSEVNLEDCKEASTLQLGIFFGALYILALGTGGTKPNISTIGADQFDDFEPKEKAHKLSFFNWWMFSIFFGTLFANTVLVYIQDNVGWTLGYALPTLGLVISIGIFMAGTPFYRHRIPTGSPFTRMARVIVAALRKWNVRLPTDPKELNELDLEEYAKKGKFRIDSTPTWRFLNKAAVKTGSTDPWLLCSVTHVEETKQMLRMIPILLATFVPSTMVAQINTLFVKQGTTLDRAVGSFQIPPASLAGFVTISMLVCVVLYDRCFVKIMRRWTKNPRGISLLQRMGIGLVVHIIIMIIASLTERYRLSVAKEHEVVQNAGKVPLTIFILLPQFVLMGIADAFLEVAKIEFFYDQAPESMKSLGTSYSMTTLGIGNFLSSFLLSTVSHITQERGHQGWILNNLNASHLDYYYAFFAILNILNFGFFLAVSRSYVYKAEVSDSMEVLTKELKAMTLTV
- the LOC123210309 gene encoding protein unc-13 homolog; this translates as MTCRDSLSGPATAESDLFSPFGKLDNIHPDDIRQTAYELFFTSCRSSPGFGGRNALSFYSSSDFSNGEGGWSSGSPTTRGRVNGLVQTTPTSRIKRALGLKMLRKSPSRTMSPVRGGTSAPTSPRGYEKTSPANGFNTLPSLPRLRRPMTSAEIMRQQMKVTEQSDTRLRKTLVRTLVGQLGRRAETIVLPLELIRHLKPSEFNDYNEYHFWQRRQLKMLETGLLLYPSVPLDDSNSLATCLREILRASETKPIDTGKNSHTMRTLSNTVVSLAWRSPNGTPTDMCHWADGYPLNVHLYVSLLQAVFDLKDETLVLDEVDELLELMKKTWSTLGLNRPIHNLCFTWVLFKQYVVTSLSEPDLLCAAHTMMAELANDAKKSDREAHYVKMLSSMLGSMQGWADKRLMNYHEHFHRGTVSQIENLLPLALLASSILGEDVTLTDGVNFVMDSTSSRVDGYIRSSVKNAFTKIIENENMTKDEDGKEMGAAEVLLQLAKETEDLALRERESFSPVLKKWLSNAAGVAAVTLHQCYGAVLKQYLAGMGTLKQETVTVLQRAGKLEKVLVQMVVEDSVDCEDGGIGIVREMVPYEIDSIILRLLKLWIDERLAKGKEVCLRAKDSETWNPKSKSEPYAQSAVELMKLAQEIVDDFFEKPIGITDDLVHDLADGLQHLFREYTTFVASCGARQRYLPTLPPLTRCHRDSKFIKLWKMAGPCAVTLDDGNQVQATNEGLHPRPSTSRGTQRVYIRLNTLHYLLTHIQSLEKTLTLSPKIVPSSHSRCADQSCSSYFEHATNAIQSACQHVAEVAAYRLIFLDSNSVLYESLYLYDVANARIKPALRTMKQNLTLLSAILNDRVQALAIKEVMKAAFEAFLMVLLAGGSSRVFYLADHEMIAEDFDSLKKVFCTCGEGLISQDLADREAETVEGVIALMGQQSEQLIEDFIILSSETSGAGVGVTGAKLPMPPTTGRWNRSDPNTILRILCHRNDRPANQFLKKSFQMAKRR